One genomic segment of Marinitoga piezophila KA3 includes these proteins:
- a CDS encoding clostripain-related cysteine peptidase yields MKYKPQITNILIYILLLLTLNSCVFFQKDSPLTEKEYIAGYPLSLTFTRKIEKIYIYDSNGKLIYKYEGNPILSLKLPYIVNSNIKVEFYESESNRHYINNINVIKPKIVFLLYGGADNNLDYIGNSEDYKDPLTNNLDYFFNYDINEIRNSIKKSTTPIVTIILADRQNIDDYFLFITNFNGYKELKFSTENFGYEKELSSASEDTLYKFINDFTIKDSNIIKILDIWDHGNGWKDESKTLKNEAIKPKLIVDDNGSYLKIKNIQNVLKKYKNTYNQKINMLLFDACNMMSLEIMYEFRDLTDYFVGSVYSIAAFGFYYNFFHDLDLNNLEYSLLYNLIENYRYYYSSIYPLKYISLSAVNLNEFKNIWDKLEYTNNISDTQFLYKNSDSAYVSEPTDMIDIIKLKIDNETLSNYINNAIINSIVKINGNILNNYSGIGMMFEDIFNKSLYDDYKALDFYTNYKNWIETTWKAIILENAD; encoded by the coding sequence TTGAAATACAAACCCCAGATAACAAATATTCTTATATATATATTATTATTACTTACATTAAACTCATGCGTTTTTTTCCAGAAAGATTCTCCGCTAACAGAAAAAGAGTATATTGCTGGATATCCTTTAAGTCTCACTTTTACAAGAAAAATAGAAAAAATCTATATTTATGATTCAAATGGAAAATTAATATACAAATATGAAGGAAATCCAATCCTTTCTTTAAAGCTTCCATATATAGTCAATAGCAATATTAAAGTGGAATTCTATGAAAGTGAATCAAATAGACATTATATCAATAATATAAATGTGATAAAACCAAAAATAGTTTTTCTCCTTTACGGTGGAGCTGATAACAATCTTGACTATATAGGCAATTCAGAAGATTACAAAGATCCGCTAACAAATAATCTCGATTATTTCTTCAATTATGATATTAATGAAATTAGAAATTCCATAAAAAAATCTACAACTCCAATTGTAACCATAATATTAGCAGACAGACAAAATATAGATGATTATTTCCTTTTCATAACCAATTTTAATGGTTACAAAGAACTGAAATTTTCAACAGAAAATTTTGGATATGAAAAAGAATTATCTTCAGCATCAGAAGATACTCTATATAAATTTATAAATGATTTTACCATAAAAGATTCTAATATAATAAAAATACTTGACATATGGGATCACGGAAATGGATGGAAAGATGAATCAAAAACATTAAAAAATGAAGCAATAAAACCAAAATTAATTGTTGATGATAATGGTTCATATCTTAAAATCAAAAACATACAAAATGTACTAAAAAAATACAAAAACACCTATAATCAAAAAATAAACATGCTTCTTTTTGATGCATGTAATATGATGAGTCTGGAAATTATGTATGAATTTAGAGATTTAACCGATTATTTCGTGGGTTCTGTATATTCTATTGCAGCATTTGGATTTTATTATAATTTTTTTCATGATTTAGATTTAAATAATCTGGAATATTCACTATTATATAATTTAATAGAAAACTACAGATATTATTATTCCTCAATATATCCATTAAAATACATATCACTGAGCGCAGTAAATCTAAATGAATTTAAAAATATATGGGACAAATTGGAATATACAAACAACATATCCGATACACAATTCTTATATAAAAACTCCGACAGTGCATATGTTTCAGAACCAACAGACATGATTGATATTATTAAACTTAAAATAGATAATGAAACTTTATCAAATTATATAAATAATGCTATTATAAATTCTATTGTAAAAATAAATGGAAATATATTGAATAATTACAGTGGAATAGGAATGATGTTTGAAGATATATTTAATAAAAGCCTTTATGATGATTATAAAGCTCTGGATTTCTACACCAACTATAAAAACTGGATAGAAACAACATGGAAAGCTATTATTCTGGAAAACGCAGATTAA
- the rny gene encoding ribonuclease Y, which translates to MVTLLYTLIVILVILVFVAYKTGMTKGLEKGNKEFLEKLKSEKEQLKMEIEIAKREKDEIIRNAQKEADNIVKSALIESKEEIQKMKEEFNREIKLEKEELKSMEERLIRREEMIDRKEQNLEELKNRLDSEKEEISKLKEELETKLYEIANLTMEEAREKVLNEAKEKYELELAQTYKAMKEEYEEDAKKHAQWVVSIAVQRYASDVTSEITTSTVSLPTDDMKGRIIGREGRNIRAFEKMTGCDLIIDDTPEVVVISGFNPLRREIAKRTLEALVVDGRIHPARIEEVYEKTKKELEDIIKEAGKEAVMRVGIKPLHPELVKLLGRLKFRTSYGQDVLEHSIEVANFAGLMAAELGLNVELAKRAALLHDIGKAIDHEVEGSHAIVGGQIAKRYNEKLEVVNAIQYHHNEVDPMTPEAVIVGAADAVSAARPGARRETLENYIRRIEQLEEIAKEFRHVDKAYAIQAGRELRVIVQPDKIDDALADKLARDISAKIEETMEYPGVIKVTVIREKRSVSYAS; encoded by the coding sequence ATGGTAACGTTGTTATATACGTTAATCGTTATATTGGTAATTTTGGTATTTGTAGCATATAAAACAGGTATGACAAAAGGTTTAGAAAAAGGAAATAAAGAGTTTCTTGAAAAATTAAAATCTGAAAAAGAACAGTTAAAAATGGAAATTGAAATAGCTAAGAGAGAAAAAGATGAAATAATAAGAAATGCACAAAAAGAAGCAGACAACATAGTAAAATCAGCTCTCATTGAAAGTAAAGAAGAAATTCAAAAAATGAAAGAAGAATTCAACAGAGAAATAAAATTAGAAAAAGAAGAATTAAAATCAATGGAAGAGCGTTTAATCAGAAGAGAAGAAATGATTGACAGAAAAGAGCAAAACCTTGAAGAATTAAAAAATAGATTAGACTCAGAAAAAGAAGAAATCTCAAAGCTAAAGGAAGAACTTGAAACAAAATTATATGAAATAGCGAATTTAACAATGGAAGAAGCAAGAGAAAAGGTGCTTAATGAAGCAAAAGAAAAATATGAATTAGAACTTGCTCAAACATATAAGGCAATGAAAGAAGAATATGAAGAAGATGCAAAGAAACATGCTCAGTGGGTAGTTAGCATAGCAGTTCAAAGATACGCTTCCGATGTAACATCTGAAATTACAACATCTACAGTTTCATTACCAACCGATGATATGAAAGGTAGAATTATAGGTAGAGAAGGTAGAAATATAAGGGCATTTGAAAAAATGACAGGCTGTGATTTAATTATTGATGATACACCAGAAGTAGTTGTAATATCAGGATTTAATCCATTAAGAAGAGAAATAGCAAAAAGAACGCTTGAAGCACTTGTTGTAGATGGAAGAATTCATCCAGCAAGAATTGAAGAAGTATATGAAAAAACAAAGAAAGAATTGGAAGATATAATAAAAGAAGCTGGTAAAGAAGCTGTAATGAGAGTTGGCATTAAACCATTACATCCAGAATTGGTAAAACTTTTGGGAAGATTAAAATTCAGAACAAGTTATGGTCAGGATGTTCTTGAACACTCAATTGAAGTTGCAAACTTCGCAGGATTAATGGCAGCAGAATTGGGACTTAATGTTGAATTAGCTAAAAGAGCAGCATTGTTGCACGATATAGGAAAAGCAATAGACCACGAAGTTGAAGGGTCACATGCTATAGTAGGTGGCCAGATCGCAAAGAGATATAATGAAAAATTAGAAGTAGTTAATGCAATACAATATCACCACAATGAAGTTGATCCTATGACACCTGAAGCTGTAATTGTTGGTGCTGCAGACGCTGTATCAGCTGCAAGACCAGGTGCAAGAAGAGAAACACTTGAAAACTATATTAGAAGAATTGAACAACTAGAAGAAATTGCAAAAGAATTTAGACATGTGGATAAAGCTTATGCTATTCAGGCTGGTAGAGAACTAAGAGTTATTGTTCAACCTGATAAAATTGATGATGCTCTTGCAGATAAACTTGCAAGGGATATTTCAGCTAAAATCGAAGAAACAATGGAATATCCTGGAGTTATAAAAGTTACTGTTATTCGAGAAAAAAGAAGCGTATCCTACGCATCATAA
- a CDS encoding regulatory protein RecX yields the protein MKKKKIDPTDIMQAEKKAISLLKYRARSEYELRKRLLETGFYKETVDEVIEKLKRFDMINDELFAYYYLYDKITFNYKGPFLLKMELISKYHIEEEIIYKALQKVLEEINLKEIIREIVKKQKRLGKDSRKIKEYLYKRGFEIYQIEEVLAEDGGE from the coding sequence ATGAAGAAAAAGAAGATTGATCCTACAGATATTATGCAGGCAGAAAAAAAGGCCATTAGCTTATTAAAGTATCGAGCAAGATCAGAATATGAATTAAGAAAAAGACTGCTCGAAACAGGTTTTTATAAAGAAACCGTTGACGAGGTAATAGAAAAGCTCAAACGCTTTGATATGATTAATGATGAGCTATTTGCATATTATTATCTATATGATAAAATCACCTTTAATTACAAAGGACCATTTTTATTGAAAATGGAATTAATTTCAAAATATCATATAGAAGAAGAGATTATATATAAAGCTTTACAAAAAGTATTGGAAGAAATAAATTTGAAAGAAATAATTCGTGAGATAGTGAAAAAACAAAAAAGATTGGGAAAAGATTCAAGAAAGATAAAAGAGTATTTGTATAAAAGAGGATTTGAAATTTATCAAATAGAAGAAGTTTTGGCAGAAGATGGAGGTGAATAA
- the recA gene encoding recombinase RecA, which yields MAKKASNKKSSVSSNKGVNKEEMLDKLVKELEKNYGQGSIMILGKGLEDERKLDIVPTGVLSVDIALGVGGYPRGRIIEIYGNESSGKTTLALHSIAEVQRRGGIAAFIDAEHALDLEYAKKLGVDPNTLILSQPDFGEQALEIVDSIVRSNIVDLVVIDSVAALVPRAEIEGNMGDSHVGLQARLMSQALRKLAGSVNKSKTIVIFINQTRMKIGVAYGNPETTAGGVALKFYSTIRMEVRKGTTLREGKDAYGNEVNIKVVKNKVAPPFKEAKVDMIYGQGLAKINDIFNIAVNHDIVKRSGAWFSYTDLNGNEISLGQGKIKSLDYLKENSYLLDEIEYRIRKEMDLPIPDDLKEKVENPSNTLEEAEGEEITNNEEKED from the coding sequence ATGGCTAAAAAGGCATCAAATAAAAAGAGCAGTGTCAGTTCAAACAAAGGTGTAAATAAAGAAGAAATGCTCGATAAACTCGTTAAAGAGTTAGAAAAAAATTATGGTCAGGGTTCTATAATGATCCTGGGAAAAGGTCTGGAAGATGAAAGAAAGCTGGATATAGTTCCAACAGGTGTATTATCTGTTGATATTGCTTTAGGTGTTGGTGGATATCCAAGAGGAAGAATTATCGAAATATACGGTAATGAATCAAGTGGTAAAACAACCCTTGCTCTTCATTCAATTGCTGAAGTTCAGAGAAGAGGCGGTATAGCAGCATTTATTGATGCTGAACACGCTCTTGATCTTGAATATGCAAAAAAGTTAGGAGTTGATCCTAACACTTTGATTCTTTCTCAACCAGATTTTGGAGAACAGGCACTTGAAATAGTAGATAGCATTGTTCGTTCAAATATCGTTGATCTTGTTGTTATAGACTCTGTTGCTGCTTTGGTTCCAAGGGCAGAAATAGAAGGTAATATGGGAGATTCACACGTCGGGCTTCAGGCAAGATTAATGTCTCAGGCATTGAGAAAACTTGCTGGAAGCGTTAATAAGTCAAAAACTATAGTTATTTTTATTAACCAGACACGTATGAAAATTGGTGTAGCCTATGGAAATCCGGAAACAACAGCAGGTGGTGTAGCTCTTAAATTCTATTCAACAATAAGAATGGAAGTAAGAAAAGGTACCACATTAAGAGAAGGTAAAGATGCATATGGTAACGAAGTAAACATCAAAGTTGTAAAAAACAAAGTGGCTCCGCCATTTAAAGAAGCAAAGGTTGATATGATCTATGGCCAGGGGTTAGCAAAAATCAATGATATTTTCAACATTGCTGTAAATCATGATATCGTAAAAAGAAGTGGAGCATGGTTCTCCTATACAGATTTAAATGGCAATGAAATTAGTCTGGGACAGGGTAAAATAAAATCTCTTGATTATTTAAAAGAAAATTCCTATTTACTTGATGAAATTGAATATCGAATAAGAAAAGAAATGGATTTACCAATTCCAGATGATTTAAAAGAAAAAGTGGAAAATCCATCTAACACCTTAGAAGAAGCAGAAGGAGAAGAAATTACAAATAATGAAGAAAAAGAAGATTGA
- the thpR gene encoding RNA 2',3'-cyclic phosphodiesterase, giving the protein MDRNKKIRTFIAIEVNQSIQDILRDTIVRLERMGFKGNWTKPENIHLTLYFLGDTHITKIAEIAKRMEERITGFPTFAFEVNRVGYFKNRNFPRVVWLGVDGGNTLKQLHNEVIKSLKLSGIHVSESEEQFHPHLTVGRIKKAPEFWEKLIAVLPVERVLVPVSSVGIYSSTLTKKGPIYKRLYTIDFEGGLIING; this is encoded by the coding sequence ATGGACAGAAATAAAAAAATCAGAACATTTATAGCAATAGAAGTAAATCAAAGTATTCAGGATATATTGAGAGATACAATTGTAAGATTGGAAAGAATGGGGTTTAAGGGAAACTGGACAAAACCCGAAAATATTCATTTAACCCTATATTTCCTTGGAGATACTCATATCACAAAAATAGCAGAAATCGCAAAAAGAATGGAAGAAAGAATAACCGGATTTCCAACATTTGCATTTGAAGTTAATAGGGTTGGATATTTTAAAAACAGGAATTTTCCACGTGTTGTATGGCTGGGAGTAGACGGTGGAAATACTCTAAAACAGTTACACAATGAGGTTATAAAATCCTTAAAATTATCAGGTATTCATGTTTCTGAAAGTGAAGAACAATTCCATCCACATCTTACAGTCGGTAGAATAAAAAAGGCACCAGAATTCTGGGAAAAGCTCATAGCGGTATTACCTGTAGAAAGAGTTCTGGTTCCAGTAAGTTCTGTTGGTATATATTCTTCAACATTAACCAAAAAGGGACCCATATATAAGAGGTTGTACACCATCGATTTTGAGGGAGGTTTGATTATTAATGGCTAA
- the pgsA gene encoding CDP-diacylglycerol--glycerol-3-phosphate 3-phosphatidyltransferase — protein sequence MNLWTVPNILTFIRIIATIPMFMITYDKNLYIIAFFVYILVSLTDLLDGYIARKYNLVSDFGKFMDQIADKILINALFIAFLDIHLIPGWFVAIIIVRDIFISGLRMFLANKNIVVAADMWGKLKTFSQTILIGSLYLSVQFSFLNSINTFLIWITAFFSIFSGYNYLVKNIAGFKGEENGQK from the coding sequence ATGAATCTCTGGACTGTTCCAAACATATTAACCTTTATACGAATAATAGCAACAATTCCAATGTTTATGATTACATATGACAAAAATCTCTATATAATAGCTTTTTTTGTGTATATATTAGTATCTTTAACAGATTTATTAGATGGATATATTGCGAGAAAATATAATCTTGTTAGTGATTTTGGAAAATTTATGGATCAGATAGCGGATAAAATATTAATAAATGCTTTGTTTATAGCCTTTCTGGATATTCATTTAATTCCAGGTTGGTTTGTGGCTATTATTATAGTTCGCGATATTTTCATTAGTGGATTGAGAATGTTTCTGGCAAATAAAAATATTGTAGTGGCTGCAGATATGTGGGGAAAATTAAAAACCTTTTCTCAGACTATCTTAATTGGTTCATTATACTTAAGCGTTCAGTTTTCATTTTTAAATAGTATAAATACATTTTTAATATGGATTACAGCTTTCTTTTCCATCTTTTCGGGATATAATTATCTGGTAAAAAACATAGCAGGATTTAAGGGGGAGGAAAATGGACAGAAATAA
- the rimO gene encoding 30S ribosomal protein S12 methylthiotransferase RimO: protein MSKKIYILTLGCPKNEADMDVLKGEFIKRGYEIIDNPLKADIAIIDTCGFIEPAKEESINEIFNLVALKEENPDLKVIPIGCLIERYYEDLKKELKEVDGLIGVVPPSLIAENIDKGNFYFKLEQPYDVYSCDFRVIPDKPYAYIKIADGCNRKCAFCSIPYFKGNPSSREIEDIVNEAKFLISKGIKEIVLVSQDNTLYGVDLYKKQALPELLKALNEIEGDFWIRVMYLHPDFINDEIINTIHQLDKVVNYFDIPLQHGSNNVLKRMGRIRTVEQLKEIIQKIRKNSDSIIRTTFIVGFPGETDEDFEKLIQFVDEMEFDRLGAFTYYDEEGTPSYAFDKKVNEKTKEIRLEELMELQKEISLEKLEQFEGKKLKVLIEELEDNVYVGRTYMDAPEIDGNIFVSSNREIKIGDFVEVEITNTFEYDMEGFTV from the coding sequence ATGAGCAAAAAAATATATATTTTAACACTTGGCTGCCCCAAAAATGAGGCAGATATGGATGTTTTAAAGGGAGAATTTATAAAACGAGGATATGAAATAATAGATAATCCGCTAAAGGCGGATATAGCAATAATAGATACATGTGGATTTATAGAACCTGCAAAAGAAGAATCTATAAATGAAATATTTAATCTTGTTGCATTAAAAGAAGAAAATCCGGATTTAAAGGTCATTCCTATTGGCTGTCTTATTGAAAGATATTATGAAGACTTAAAAAAAGAATTAAAAGAAGTAGATGGTCTTATAGGTGTTGTTCCGCCTTCGTTAATTGCTGAAAATATAGATAAAGGTAATTTTTATTTTAAATTAGAACAGCCATATGATGTATATTCATGTGATTTTAGAGTTATTCCAGATAAACCATATGCATATATAAAAATAGCAGATGGATGTAATAGAAAATGCGCTTTTTGTTCTATACCATATTTTAAGGGGAATCCTTCAAGCAGGGAAATAGAAGATATCGTAAATGAAGCAAAATTCCTCATAAGTAAAGGAATAAAAGAAATAGTACTTGTATCCCAGGATAATACATTATATGGTGTGGATTTATATAAAAAACAGGCTTTACCAGAGCTTTTAAAAGCGCTTAACGAAATAGAAGGTGATTTCTGGATTAGGGTTATGTATTTACATCCAGATTTCATCAATGACGAAATTATAAATACTATACATCAACTGGATAAAGTTGTAAATTATTTTGATATTCCTTTGCAACATGGTTCAAATAATGTTTTAAAACGCATGGGAAGAATAAGAACGGTTGAACAATTAAAAGAAATTATACAAAAAATAAGAAAAAATTCAGATAGCATAATAAGAACAACATTTATAGTGGGTTTTCCTGGTGAAACGGATGAGGATTTTGAAAAATTAATTCAATTTGTTGATGAAATGGAATTTGATAGACTTGGAGCCTTTACATATTATGATGAAGAAGGGACACCTTCATATGCCTTTGATAAAAAAGTTAATGAAAAAACAAAAGAAATAAGACTTGAAGAACTTATGGAATTGCAAAAAGAAATCTCACTGGAAAAATTAGAACAATTTGAAGGAAAGAAATTAAAAGTGTTAATAGAAGAATTAGAGGATAATGTATATGTTGGAAGAACATATATGGATGCACCTGAAATTGATGGAAATATATTTGTATCCTCAAACAGAGAAATAAAAATTGGAGATTTTGTCGAAGTTGAAATAACCAATACATTTGAATATGATATGGAGGGCTTTACAGTATGA
- a CDS encoding alanine racemase, whose product MYPVVHIYPEKIKENALNIKKIFEERGISFTAVTKVTAGNIDVANALIEAGVKSIGDSRIQNIIDMKNAGIDAEYMLLRIPMKDEIELLVKYVDVTLVSEIETVKWINDAAEKTGKIQDIIYMVDVGDLREGVWYENAVEEISKVKDFKNIKLKGIGTNLGCFGGVLPSKENMTTLLNIKKEIEEKLNIKIEIVSGGNTAALPLVEKNLLPEGINHFRLGESIICGTDVTNNRIVPGNNVDTMILEAQIIELKDKPSVPVGEIGFDAFGRKPEFEDKGIRKKAILAIGEQDIIADGLIPLDEKLEVLHASSDHTIVDVTDSEKEYKLGDTIKFRMSYGCLLKVMTGKYVEKIIHK is encoded by the coding sequence GTGTATCCTGTAGTTCATATTTATCCTGAAAAAATAAAGGAAAATGCTCTAAACATCAAAAAAATTTTTGAAGAAAGAGGAATTTCATTTACTGCTGTTACAAAAGTTACCGCCGGAAATATTGATGTAGCAAATGCTTTAATAGAAGCTGGCGTTAAATCAATTGGGGATTCAAGAATACAAAATATAATTGATATGAAAAATGCCGGTATTGATGCAGAATATATGCTCTTAAGAATTCCTATGAAAGACGAAATAGAACTGTTGGTTAAATATGTTGACGTTACACTTGTTTCTGAAATAGAAACAGTAAAATGGATAAATGATGCAGCTGAAAAAACTGGAAAAATACAGGATATAATCTATATGGTTGATGTTGGTGATTTAAGAGAAGGCGTATGGTATGAAAATGCCGTAGAAGAAATATCTAAAGTCAAAGATTTTAAAAATATAAAACTCAAAGGTATAGGAACAAACCTTGGATGTTTTGGTGGAGTTTTACCTTCAAAAGAAAATATGACAACATTATTGAACATAAAAAAAGAGATTGAGGAAAAATTAAACATAAAAATTGAAATAGTGTCCGGTGGAAATACTGCAGCATTACCGCTTGTAGAGAAAAATCTATTGCCTGAAGGAATTAATCATTTCAGACTTGGCGAATCTATTATATGCGGAACCGATGTAACAAATAATAGAATTGTACCAGGAAACAATGTTGATACAATGATTTTAGAAGCACAAATTATAGAATTAAAGGATAAACCTTCAGTACCTGTTGGAGAAATAGGTTTTGATGCTTTTGGAAGAAAACCAGAATTTGAAGATAAAGGAATAAGAAAAAAAGCCATTCTGGCTATAGGTGAACAGGATATTATCGCAGATGGACTTATTCCTTTAGATGAAAAATTAGAAGTATTGCACGCAAGTAGCGACCATACCATCGTAGATGTAACTGATTCTGAAAAAGAATATAAGCTTGGAGACACTATAAAATTCAGAATGAGTTATGGATGTCTTTTAAAAGTAATGACAGGTAAATATGTTGAAAAAATAATCCATAAATAA
- a CDS encoding cation diffusion facilitator family transporter, which translates to MNLNYKERERLSTISSIVSIIANALLAILKIGIGFFTNSMAILADGLDTATDILTSVMTLIAGKISNKPPDIEHPYGHERAETIATKIVSLIIMYAGIEVFTNSIKRLINHDANIDNLLFVVIISAISVVVKYSLYKYRLYIGKKINSNATIADALNMRNDVFTSSSVLIGILVLYFTGLWWIDSVLAIFVSLMILKTGFEQFMESSSELMESSPELKELYELVANCSCKTAKAQNPHKIRARKFGHRYFVDMHIELPPEMTVKEANEICAELEKRIKEKNPAIKDIIIHVEPYGNAEKECFGLSIDNIKHMKGE; encoded by the coding sequence ATGAATTTGAATTACAAAGAAAGAGAAAGATTATCAACCATATCATCTATAGTTTCCATAATTGCAAACGCATTACTTGCAATACTCAAAATAGGTATTGGATTCTTTACCAATAGTATGGCTATATTAGCCGATGGTCTTGACACAGCAACAGATATATTAACCTCTGTTATGACATTAATCGCAGGAAAAATCTCCAATAAACCACCGGATATTGAACATCCATATGGACATGAACGTGCGGAAACAATAGCCACAAAAATTGTATCTCTTATAATAATGTATGCGGGTATAGAAGTATTTACAAATTCCATAAAACGTTTAATAAATCATGATGCAAATATAGATAATCTGCTTTTTGTAGTTATTATTTCTGCTATTTCCGTAGTGGTAAAGTACTCCCTGTACAAATATAGATTATATATAGGAAAAAAAATAAATAGCAACGCAACAATTGCAGATGCTTTAAATATGAGAAATGATGTTTTTACTTCTTCTTCTGTTTTAATAGGAATATTAGTTCTATACTTCACAGGATTATGGTGGATTGATTCCGTATTAGCTATTTTTGTATCTTTAATGATTTTAAAAACAGGATTTGAACAGTTTATGGAATCATCAAGTGAATTAATGGAAAGTTCCCCTGAACTAAAAGAATTATATGAACTCGTCGCAAACTGTTCATGCAAAACAGCCAAAGCACAAAATCCTCATAAAATAAGGGCAAGAAAATTTGGTCATAGATATTTTGTTGATATGCATATTGAATTGCCACCGGAAATGACAGTAAAAGAAGCAAATGAAATATGTGCAGAATTGGAAAAAAGAATAAAAGAAAAAAATCCTGCTATTAAAGATATAATAATTCACGTAGAACCATATGGCAATGCCGAAAAGGAATGTTTTGGATTATCAATAGATAATATAAAACACATGAAGGGGGAATAA
- a CDS encoding PHP domain-containing protein has protein sequence MLLDLHSHSTYSDGTYKPEDLILLAKEKNLELYSITDHDNIDAQKEAIEFAKKYDVNYITGVEISCKFKNMFDLLGYGIDINNEKLISTLNRIQDYRKNRNNLMIERLKELGFEITLDEVAEEAQGDVIGRPHFARVLLKKGYVKDREEAFDKYLGDGKLAYIPKQKLQPEEAVSLIKQAGGYPVIAHPKYLKLSPSKLIDLIYYLKPFGLWGIEVYYSKHTRKEIEIFKDIALKTGLMITAGSDFHGENKPEIDLGMSVEDEYLKKSIDVLKG, from the coding sequence ATGCTTTTAGACTTACATTCACATTCAACATATTCAGACGGAACATACAAACCAGAAGATCTAATATTATTGGCTAAAGAAAAAAATTTAGAATTATATTCTATAACAGACCACGATAATATAGATGCACAAAAAGAAGCTATTGAATTTGCAAAAAAATATGATGTAAATTATATTACTGGCGTAGAAATCAGTTGCAAATTTAAAAATATGTTTGATCTTTTGGGATATGGCATTGACATAAATAACGAAAAATTAATATCCACACTTAATAGAATTCAGGATTATAGAAAAAATAGAAATAATTTAATGATAGAACGACTCAAAGAACTTGGTTTTGAAATAACCTTAGATGAAGTTGCCGAAGAAGCTCAGGGAGATGTTATTGGTCGACCACATTTTGCACGTGTTCTGTTAAAAAAAGGATATGTCAAAGATAGAGAAGAAGCTTTTGATAAATATCTTGGAGACGGAAAACTTGCATATATTCCAAAACAAAAATTACAACCAGAAGAAGCTGTTTCTTTAATAAAACAGGCTGGGGGTTATCCTGTAATTGCTCATCCAAAGTATTTAAAATTATCTCCATCGAAACTTATAGATTTAATATACTATTTAAAACCTTTTGGATTATGGGGTATTGAAGTTTATTATTCCAAACATACAAGAAAAGAAATTGAAATTTTCAAGGATATTGCTTTAAAAACAGGATTAATGATAACAGCAGGAAGTGATTTCCACGGAGAAAACAAACCTGAAATTGACCTTGGAATGAGCGTGGAAGATGAATACCTAAAAAAATCTATAGATGTATTAAAAGGGTGA